One genomic segment of Salinigranum rubrum includes these proteins:
- a CDS encoding SDR family NAD(P)-dependent oxidoreductase, whose amino-acid sequence MVEYTHTPVSVSGKRAVVVGGTSGIGQAIALGFAEEGADVIATSRSEEKVDETAAAIEERGANTARITCDVTDAASLDAVRETAVEEFGGVDVVVASQGAISRATVLGISDDEWDFVTDVALDGVRKVTQAFAPAMDEGGSIINISSLAAQLSMANLPAYSAAKGGVDAFTRVSAKELAPDVRVNAIAPGFVITPQNADTYAEGTEKRARIDERAPIGRVAEREEMVGAAVFLGSDASSYVTGEVITVDGGFSDSAF is encoded by the coding sequence ATGGTCGAGTACACACACACGCCAGTGTCCGTCAGCGGCAAACGAGCGGTCGTCGTCGGCGGGACGAGCGGCATCGGGCAGGCCATCGCGCTCGGGTTCGCCGAGGAGGGTGCGGACGTCATCGCCACCAGTCGCAGCGAGGAGAAGGTCGACGAGACCGCGGCGGCCATCGAGGAGCGCGGCGCGAACACCGCCCGCATCACCTGTGACGTGACCGACGCCGCGTCGCTCGATGCAGTCCGTGAGACCGCCGTCGAGGAGTTCGGCGGCGTCGACGTGGTCGTCGCCTCGCAGGGTGCCATCTCCCGGGCGACGGTGCTGGGCATCAGCGACGACGAGTGGGACTTCGTCACCGACGTCGCCCTCGACGGCGTCCGCAAGGTGACACAGGCCTTCGCCCCCGCGATGGACGAGGGCGGTTCGATCATCAACATTTCGTCGCTGGCCGCACAGCTCTCGATGGCGAACCTCCCCGCGTACTCGGCGGCCAAGGGCGGCGTCGACGCCTTCACCCGCGTGTCGGCGAAGGAACTCGCTCCGGACGTCCGCGTCAACGCCATCGCTCCGGGCTTCGTCATCACGCCACAGAACGCCGACACGTACGCCGAGGGAACCGAGAAGCGCGCGCGCATCGACGAACGGGCGCCCATCGGTCGCGTCGCGGAGCGCGAGGAGATGGTCGGGGCGGCTGTCTTCCTGGGGAGCGACGCGTCGTCGTACGTCACGGGAGAGGTCATCACCGTCGACGGCGGCTTCTCCGACAGCGCGTTCTGA
- a CDS encoding cyclase family protein, protein MSRWIDLTQPITEDVATHPPGHTLPEFEPLATYDEDGHNATRLHLETHCGTHMDAPTHFFPADEYDTIDAVSPAEMITEGVVLDCTDVGRAEAISPERVRAAVAAASVSVEPGDFVIVDTGMDPTTTDPDTYLHEYAYPSVAAAEFLVDAGAGVVATDALGVDAPGASVADHDVHRALLGNGVRIVEGVADLGSVEPGRYDVVCTPLPYAGLDGSQVRLLVRPQ, encoded by the coding sequence ATGAGCCGGTGGATAGACCTGACGCAGCCGATTACCGAGGACGTCGCGACGCACCCGCCCGGCCACACGCTGCCGGAGTTCGAACCCCTCGCGACCTACGACGAGGACGGGCACAACGCGACGCGTCTCCACCTCGAAACGCACTGTGGAACCCACATGGACGCGCCGACGCACTTCTTCCCCGCCGACGAGTACGACACCATCGACGCCGTCTCGCCGGCCGAGATGATCACCGAGGGCGTCGTCCTCGACTGCACCGACGTGGGTCGCGCGGAGGCCATCTCCCCCGAGCGCGTTCGCGCGGCAGTCGCGGCCGCGTCCGTCTCGGTCGAACCGGGTGACTTCGTCATCGTGGATACGGGCATGGACCCGACGACGACCGACCCCGACACGTATCTCCACGAGTACGCGTACCCCTCGGTGGCGGCCGCCGAGTTCCTCGTCGACGCGGGCGCTGGCGTCGTTGCGACCGACGCGCTCGGTGTCGACGCTCCCGGTGCCAGCGTCGCCGACCACGACGTCCACCGGGCGCTCCTCGGCAACGGCGTCCGTATCGTCGAGGGCGTCGCCGACCTCGGGTCGGTGGAACCGGGTCGGTACGACGTCGTCTGCACGCCGCTTCCCTACGCGGGGCTCGACGGGTCGCAGGTCCGACTGCTGGTCCGCCCGCAGTAG
- a CDS encoding ABC transporter permease, which produces MAERTAVDSVRQKIDQMRSDRELQDWIIDLGPFALLALLVVGFSLASPVFLTVSNLVDNVMRNSTILLLVSLAGTFPILQQSIDLSIESMVGITGVIAAILISDYQLGLAALLVAVVAGTVFGALNGVVFAKFKIPSFLVTLGSLSILAGTALLITGGTSIPFRDETVRWVSNGTLVGNVPNIVVWGLLFYVLMVFVAFKTPFGRYCYALGENEEVADLSGVKVDRYKIGAFVVSGFLCGVAGALLTARTASAAPGMGTGLLLQSIAAIVMGGTALTGGVGGPHRTILGVLVIGVLANGMNLVGIQSFVQDIVLGFVVIVAVAMSMDRRKIDIVK; this is translated from the coding sequence ATGGCAGAACGAACGGCAGTCGACAGCGTGCGCCAGAAGATAGACCAGATGCGCTCGGACCGAGAACTCCAAGATTGGATCATCGACCTGGGTCCGTTCGCGCTCCTCGCGCTGCTCGTCGTCGGGTTCAGCCTGGCGTCGCCGGTGTTCCTGACGGTGTCGAACCTCGTGGACAACGTGATGCGAAACAGCACAATCTTGCTTCTCGTCTCGCTGGCGGGGACGTTCCCCATCCTCCAGCAGAGCATCGACCTCTCCATCGAGTCGATGGTGGGGATCACGGGCGTCATCGCGGCGATACTGATCTCCGACTACCAACTTGGACTCGCCGCGCTGCTCGTCGCCGTCGTCGCCGGAACGGTCTTCGGCGCGCTCAACGGCGTCGTCTTCGCGAAGTTCAAGATTCCCTCCTTCCTCGTGACGCTCGGCTCGCTGTCGATCCTCGCGGGGACCGCGCTGCTCATCACCGGTGGGACTTCGATCCCGTTCCGCGACGAGACGGTCCGGTGGGTCTCGAACGGCACGCTCGTCGGGAACGTGCCGAACATCGTCGTCTGGGGGCTGTTGTTCTACGTCCTGATGGTGTTCGTCGCGTTCAAGACGCCGTTCGGCCGCTACTGCTACGCGCTGGGCGAGAACGAGGAGGTCGCCGACCTCTCCGGCGTGAAGGTCGACCGGTACAAGATCGGTGCGTTCGTCGTCTCGGGCTTCCTCTGTGGCGTCGCGGGCGCGTTGCTCACCGCGCGGACGGCCTCCGCGGCGCCCGGGATGGGGACCGGCCTGCTGCTGCAGTCCATCGCGGCCATCGTGATGGGCGGGACCGCACTGACCGGCGGCGTCGGCGGCCCCCATCGCACCATCCTCGGCGTCCTCGTCATCGGCGTCCTCGCCAACGGGATGAACCTGGTCGGCATCCAGTCGTTCGTCCAGGACATCGTCCTCGGGTTCGTCGTCATCGTCGCCGTCGCCATGTCGATGGACCGCCGCAAGATAGACATCGTGAAGTGA
- a CDS encoding sugar ABC transporter ATP-binding protein, whose product MTSDTATTGRGAKGNSDDVRLRVDGVSKSFRHVDALADVSIEIGTGEVIGLVGENGAGKSTLLKVLTGIHQPDGGRIVLNGEPVEITDPRNAAHRGISIVKQEQDVVPNLTGYENIFLDQIPDFSRFGVVDQGAMREKAQRIVDELGIDLDVSERVSSYSFTEKQMLEIAKAFSQSIDTDHPIILLDEPTAGLEEAGRDLLFDRINDLRDSASFVFVSHELDEVLQVSDRIFVLKDGRLVETFEASEASESALQRAMVGRETASEYYRTDRQVSIDADADVAMEVDGLTTEDRLDDVSFTLHEGEIFGVVGVEGSGKSRLGRVICGADAADAGTVTVRGDEVRPGSLSRMVEAGVGYIPKDRKAEGLLLYQSLTMNVSLPSIGTDRVSDDFGGLGKLLSLIDHDKEESMAARSVEELDIRTPGVETLVYKLSGGNQQKVVLAKWLQRETDTFVMDNVTRGIDVAAKEEVYRVCRDLAEDGFSMVFIGDELPEVIGMSNRIGVMKKGRLVDVIDAPAGDKPTEEEIIQEMI is encoded by the coding sequence ATGACGAGCGACACGGCGACGACTGGACGCGGCGCGAAGGGAAACAGCGACGACGTCCGTCTCCGGGTCGACGGCGTCTCGAAGTCGTTTCGACACGTCGACGCGCTGGCCGACGTCTCGATCGAAATCGGCACCGGCGAGGTGATCGGCCTCGTCGGCGAGAACGGCGCGGGGAAGAGCACGCTCCTCAAGGTGCTGACCGGCATCCACCAGCCGGACGGGGGTCGGATCGTCCTGAACGGCGAACCGGTCGAGATCACCGACCCGCGGAACGCGGCCCACCGCGGCATCTCGATCGTGAAGCAGGAACAGGACGTCGTTCCGAACCTCACCGGGTACGAGAACATCTTCCTGGACCAGATCCCGGACTTCTCCCGGTTCGGCGTCGTCGACCAGGGGGCGATGCGGGAGAAGGCCCAACGGATCGTCGACGAACTGGGCATCGACCTGGACGTCTCCGAGCGGGTCTCGTCGTACTCGTTCACCGAGAAGCAGATGCTGGAGATCGCCAAGGCGTTCAGCCAGTCCATCGACACGGACCACCCGATCATCCTCCTCGACGAACCGACGGCCGGACTCGAAGAGGCCGGGCGTGACCTGCTGTTCGACCGGATAAACGACCTCCGAGACAGCGCCTCGTTCGTGTTCGTCTCGCACGAACTCGACGAGGTGCTCCAGGTCAGCGACCGCATCTTCGTCCTGAAGGACGGCAGACTGGTCGAGACGTTCGAGGCAAGCGAGGCGTCCGAGTCGGCGCTCCAGCGGGCGATGGTCGGACGCGAGACGGCCAGCGAGTACTACCGGACCGACCGGCAGGTGTCCATCGACGCCGACGCGGACGTCGCGATGGAGGTCGATGGACTGACCACCGAGGACCGTCTCGACGACGTCTCGTTCACGCTCCACGAGGGCGAGATATTCGGTGTCGTGGGCGTCGAAGGCTCGGGCAAGAGCCGCCTCGGGCGCGTCATCTGCGGGGCCGACGCCGCCGACGCCGGAACCGTCACCGTTCGCGGCGACGAGGTGCGGCCGGGGTCGCTGTCCCGGATGGTCGAGGCGGGCGTCGGCTACATCCCGAAGGACCGGAAGGCCGAGGGGTTGCTGCTCTACCAGTCGCTCACGATGAACGTCTCGCTCCCGAGCATCGGAACCGACCGCGTCTCCGACGACTTCGGTGGCCTCGGGAAGCTCCTCTCGCTCATCGACCACGACAAGGAGGAGTCCATGGCGGCCCGGTCCGTCGAGGAACTCGACATCAGGACCCCCGGAGTGGAGACGCTCGTGTACAAACTGAGCGGCGGCAACCAGCAGAAGGTCGTCCTCGCGAAGTGGCTCCAGCGCGAGACGGACACCTTCGTGATGGACAACGTCACCCGCGGCATCGACGTCGCCGCCAAGGAGGAGGTGTACCGGGTCTGTCGTGACCTCGCCGAGGACGGCTTCTCGATGGTGTTCATCGGCGACGAACTCCCCGAGGTGATCGGCATGTCCAACCGTATCGGCGTGATGAAGAAGGGCCGACTCGTCGACGTCATCGACGCGCCGGCCGGCGACAAACCCACCGAAGAGGAAATCATACAGGAGATGATCTGA
- a CDS encoding sugar ABC transporter substrate-binding protein codes for MLDDDNPRVTLDRRKYLKGLGVGAIAGLAGCSGTGGGGGGTEGGTSGSGGGGGGSTSTEGSGGESASEWQYDGTIDKAFVSPDNIENDIWQAFLAGAREAASALDLSVDYQTHGGQESQQMSQLQAAITGGADMITGTAYQNSGVRSIADVAAEGGVPFISYWTMATWWTPLDTGPEFLQYQIPEVVRTGAATARVLFEAMGGSGNFVHITGVPGHVGSHRNAGVELAMEEYPDIERLGEPIPSEWTRATGRQAMSDFLSKFGDDIDGVYGQNDGVALGALSVLEENDMAVPVVGYDGFQESVGLVRDRSADSGQPWLAGTFAAQPFWQGGWAVVKGYDWLHGWRPEVPERMMFGGGAMIINDSLSRDTFGDMDVSFTSPQRYLDVAFSEGESPYDWQAMSVEESGDEWDPQNLLSPIRREDFSQLLWTEENKPSNYSVPSEYDNADLFDQVEQDYRERFENGANPYA; via the coding sequence ATGCTCGATGATGACAATCCACGCGTGACGCTGGATAGACGGAAGTATCTCAAGGGGCTCGGCGTCGGAGCCATCGCGGGGCTCGCGGGCTGTTCCGGAACCGGTGGTGGCGGCGGCGGGACCGAAGGCGGCACGAGTGGGAGTGGTGGGGGCGGCGGTGGGAGTACCAGCACCGAGGGTAGTGGTGGCGAATCCGCCTCCGAGTGGCAGTACGACGGAACCATCGACAAGGCGTTCGTCTCGCCGGACAACATCGAGAACGACATCTGGCAGGCGTTCCTCGCCGGCGCTCGGGAGGCGGCGAGCGCCCTCGACCTCAGCGTGGACTACCAGACACACGGCGGGCAGGAGTCACAGCAGATGTCGCAGCTTCAGGCGGCGATCACCGGCGGGGCGGACATGATCACCGGCACCGCCTACCAGAACTCGGGCGTCCGCTCCATCGCCGACGTGGCCGCGGAGGGCGGCGTCCCGTTCATCAGCTACTGGACGATGGCCACGTGGTGGACACCGCTGGACACCGGCCCGGAGTTCCTCCAGTACCAGATCCCCGAGGTCGTGAGAACCGGTGCCGCGACGGCTCGCGTCCTCTTCGAGGCGATGGGTGGGTCGGGGAACTTCGTCCACATCACCGGCGTTCCGGGCCACGTCGGCTCACACCGCAACGCTGGCGTCGAACTCGCGATGGAGGAGTACCCCGACATCGAGCGACTCGGCGAACCGATTCCGAGCGAGTGGACGCGCGCGACCGGCCGCCAGGCGATGTCGGACTTCCTCTCGAAGTTCGGCGACGACATCGACGGCGTCTACGGCCAGAACGACGGCGTCGCGCTGGGCGCGCTCTCCGTCCTCGAAGAGAACGACATGGCCGTGCCGGTGGTCGGCTACGACGGCTTCCAGGAGTCGGTCGGCCTGGTCCGCGACCGCTCGGCAGACTCCGGACAGCCCTGGCTCGCGGGCACGTTCGCCGCGCAACCCTTCTGGCAGGGCGGGTGGGCCGTGGTCAAGGGGTACGACTGGCTCCACGGGTGGCGGCCCGAGGTGCCCGAGCGCATGATGTTCGGCGGCGGCGCGATGATCATCAACGACTCGCTGTCGCGGGACACGTTCGGCGACATGGACGTCTCGTTCACGAGTCCGCAGCGGTACCTCGACGTCGCCTTCTCGGAGGGCGAGTCCCCCTACGACTGGCAGGCGATGTCGGTCGAAGAGAGCGGCGACGAGTGGGACCCACAGAACCTGCTGAGCCCGATCCGGCGGGAGGACTTCAGCCAACTCCTGTGGACGGAGGAGAACAAGCCGTCGAACTACTCGGTGCCGAGCGAGTACGACAACGCGGACCTGTTCGACCAGGTGGAGCAAGACTACCGAGAACGGTTCGAGAACGGCGCGAACCCCTACGCCTGA
- a CDS encoding mandelate racemase/muconate lactonizing enzyme family protein, whose amino-acid sequence MNYGQLRDPNAEYTMRDLSAETMGLTGDRGDRDVEITDVQTVIVDGNYPWTLVRVYTDAGVVGNGEAYWGGAIPEIIDRLRPFIVGENPLDIDRLYEHMVQKTSGEGSIAGKDIAAISGIELALHDAAGKVLDVPAYQLLGGKYRDEVRVYCDCHTEDEADPDACADEAERVVDELGYDALKFDLDVPSGHEKDRANRHLRAPEIEHKAEIVRKVTERVGDRADAAFDCHWSFTAGSAKRLARELEAYDVWWLEDPVPPENHDVQREVTQSTGTPIAVGENVYRTHGQRQLLTEQAVDIIAPDVPKVGGMRETMKIATLAEMFYVPVAMHNVSSPIATMASAQVGAAIPNSLAVEYHSYELGWWEDLVEEDGLIQDGYMQIPEKPGLGLTLDFDAVEEHLAEGQTMFDEE is encoded by the coding sequence ATGAACTACGGACAGTTACGAGACCCGAACGCGGAGTACACGATGCGGGACCTCTCGGCGGAGACGATGGGACTCACCGGGGACCGGGGCGACCGCGACGTGGAGATCACCGACGTCCAGACGGTCATCGTCGACGGGAACTACCCGTGGACGCTGGTCAGGGTGTACACGGACGCCGGCGTGGTCGGCAACGGCGAGGCGTACTGGGGCGGGGCCATCCCGGAGATCATCGACCGGCTCAGACCCTTCATCGTCGGCGAGAACCCCCTCGACATCGACCGGCTGTACGAACACATGGTGCAGAAGACGTCCGGCGAGGGCTCGATCGCCGGGAAGGACATCGCGGCCATCTCGGGCATCGAACTGGCGCTGCACGACGCCGCGGGGAAGGTCCTCGACGTCCCTGCCTACCAACTCCTCGGCGGGAAGTACCGCGACGAGGTGCGCGTCTACTGTGACTGCCACACGGAGGACGAGGCCGACCCCGACGCCTGCGCCGACGAGGCCGAACGCGTCGTGGACGAGTTGGGATACGACGCGCTGAAGTTCGACCTCGACGTCCCCTCGGGCCACGAGAAGGACCGCGCGAACCGCCACCTGCGGGCCCCCGAGATCGAACACAAGGCCGAGATCGTTCGAAAGGTGACAGAGCGCGTCGGCGACCGCGCCGACGCCGCGTTCGACTGCCACTGGTCGTTCACCGCCGGGAGCGCGAAACGCCTCGCACGCGAACTCGAAGCGTACGACGTCTGGTGGCTCGAAGACCCCGTCCCGCCGGAGAACCACGACGTCCAGCGGGAGGTCACTCAGTCGACCGGGACGCCCATCGCGGTCGGCGAGAACGTCTACCGGACCCACGGCCAGCGGCAACTCCTCACCGAACAGGCGGTCGACATCATCGCACCCGACGTGCCCAAGGTGGGCGGGATGCGCGAGACGATGAAGATCGCCACGCTCGCCGAGATGTTCTACGTCCCGGTGGCGATGCACAACGTCTCCTCGCCCATCGCCACCATGGCTTCGGCGCAGGTCGGTGCGGCCATCCCGAACTCGCTGGCCGTCGAGTACCACTCGTACGAACTCGGCTGGTGGGAGGACCTCGTCGAGGAGGACGGCCTCATCCAGGACGGCTACATGCAGATCCCCGAGAAGCCCGGCCTCGGCCTGACACTGGACTTCGACGCCGTCGAGGAGCACCTCGCCGAGGGCCAGACGATGTTCGACGAGGAGTGA
- the xacF gene encoding 2,5-dioxovalerate dehydrogenase has translation MAHENYIAGEWRPSETGNTTESRNPADTSEVVGEIAESNESDATAAIDAAVEAQEAWASTPGPERGAILRKTGSLLAERKEEVTETLVREEGKTWSEASGEVQRAIDIFHYYAGKAADMGGEVKQSSSPDTSLYVRKEPVGAVSVITPWNYPIAIPAWKIAPALATGNTVAFKPATTTGITAVRLVECFEDAGLPGGVLNMVTGPGSAVGNTLASDDRVDGVSFTGSATVGDIVYQNAAENQTRTLLEMGGKNPTVVCSDADLDESVDIVASGAFGVTGQACTACSRAIVHEDVYDEFVERLTDRAASIEVGPGIDDPGMGPQNSEGELSGTLEYIETGVDEGATLETGGGRPDGDGLDDGYFVEPTVFSDVESDMTIAQEEIFGPVVAVIPVSGFDEAVEVANGVEQGLSASVVTNDLNKAHRFVDEVDAGVVKTNEKTTGLELHVPFGGMKASSSETYREQGDEGLAFYTISKTVYMNY, from the coding sequence ATGGCACACGAAAACTACATCGCGGGCGAGTGGCGCCCATCGGAGACCGGAAACACGACAGAGAGTCGGAACCCGGCCGACACCTCGGAGGTCGTCGGCGAGATAGCTGAATCGAACGAGTCAGACGCGACGGCGGCAATCGACGCGGCCGTCGAGGCACAGGAGGCGTGGGCGTCGACGCCCGGCCCGGAACGCGGTGCGATCCTTCGGAAGACGGGGTCGCTCCTCGCAGAGCGCAAGGAGGAGGTAACCGAGACGCTGGTCCGCGAGGAGGGCAAGACCTGGTCCGAGGCTTCGGGAGAGGTACAGCGTGCGATCGACATCTTCCACTACTACGCGGGGAAGGCCGCCGACATGGGTGGGGAGGTCAAACAGAGCAGTTCCCCCGACACGAGCCTCTACGTCCGGAAGGAACCGGTGGGGGCCGTCTCGGTAATCACTCCCTGGAACTACCCCATCGCCATCCCGGCGTGGAAGATCGCACCCGCGCTGGCGACCGGGAACACCGTGGCGTTCAAGCCCGCGACGACCACGGGCATCACGGCGGTCCGACTGGTCGAGTGTTTCGAGGACGCGGGGCTGCCCGGGGGTGTGCTCAACATGGTCACGGGCCCGGGGTCGGCCGTCGGGAACACGCTCGCGAGCGACGACCGCGTCGACGGGGTCTCCTTCACCGGCAGCGCCACCGTCGGCGACATCGTCTATCAGAACGCCGCGGAGAACCAGACGCGTACCCTCCTCGAAATGGGCGGCAAGAACCCGACGGTCGTCTGTTCGGACGCCGACCTCGACGAGTCCGTCGATATCGTCGCGTCGGGCGCGTTCGGCGTCACCGGACAGGCGTGTACGGCCTGTTCCCGCGCAATCGTCCACGAGGACGTGTACGACGAGTTCGTCGAACGGCTCACCGACCGCGCCGCCAGCATCGAGGTCGGACCGGGTATCGACGACCCCGGGATGGGGCCCCAGAACAGCGAGGGCGAACTGAGCGGTACCCTCGAGTACATCGAGACCGGCGTCGACGAGGGAGCCACGCTGGAGACGGGCGGCGGTCGTCCCGACGGCGACGGACTCGACGACGGGTACTTCGTCGAGCCGACGGTCTTCTCGGACGTGGAGTCCGACATGACCATCGCACAGGAGGAGATATTCGGCCCGGTTGTCGCGGTCATTCCCGTTTCGGGGTTCGACGAGGCGGTCGAGGTGGCCAACGGCGTCGAACAGGGTCTGTCGGCGAGCGTCGTCACGAACGACCTGAACAAGGCCCACCGCTTCGTCGACGAGGTCGACGCCGGCGTGGTCAAGACGAACGAGAAGACGACCGGCCTCGAACTGCACGTCCCCTTCGGCGGGATGAAAGCCTCCTCCTCGGAGACCTACCGCGAGCAGGGCGACGAGGGACTCGCCTTCTACACCATCAGCAAGACGGTGTACATGAACTACTGA
- a CDS encoding IclR family transcriptional regulator: protein MSHQAKNPVQSIVNTFAIVEALRELDGAGVSELAAHLDTPKSTVHNYLSTLEQEEYIVKEDGVYQVGIRFLELGAYARNRRQIFEIAKPEIDRLAAETGELANLLIEEHGRGTYLQRVRGENAVQVEAHVGTRVSLHSTALGKAILAFMPRERVDEIIDRHGLEQTTPKTVSSREELYEALEDVRDSRYALDDEERIKGLRCVAAPILSNDDRVLGAVSVSGPSNRIRGTRFREELPNKVLEAVNVIELNVTYS, encoded by the coding sequence ATGAGCCACCAGGCGAAGAACCCGGTCCAGTCGATCGTGAACACGTTCGCAATCGTCGAAGCCCTCCGTGAACTCGACGGCGCGGGGGTGTCGGAACTGGCGGCGCACCTGGACACGCCGAAGAGCACGGTGCACAACTACCTCAGCACGCTCGAACAGGAGGAGTACATCGTCAAGGAGGACGGCGTCTATCAGGTCGGCATTCGGTTCCTCGAACTCGGAGCGTACGCACGAAATCGCCGCCAGATCTTCGAGATCGCCAAACCGGAGATCGACCGCCTCGCGGCGGAGACGGGCGAACTCGCCAACCTCCTGATCGAAGAACACGGCCGCGGGACGTATCTCCAGCGGGTCCGTGGCGAGAACGCGGTGCAGGTGGAGGCGCACGTCGGAACGCGCGTCTCGCTGCACAGCACGGCGCTCGGCAAGGCCATCCTGGCGTTCATGCCACGCGAGCGGGTCGACGAGATCATCGACCGCCACGGGCTCGAACAGACGACGCCCAAGACGGTGAGTTCGCGCGAGGAACTGTACGAGGCGCTCGAGGACGTCCGCGACTCCCGGTACGCGCTCGACGACGAGGAACGAATCAAGGGGCTCCGGTGTGTCGCAGCGCCGATTCTGAGCAACGACGACCGGGTGCTGGGCGCGGTGAGCGTCTCGGGACCCTCGAACCGCATCAGGGGGACACGATTCCGCGAGGAACTCCCGAACAAGGTGCTCGAAGCCGTCAACGTCATCGAACTCAACGTCACGTACTCCTGA
- a CDS encoding fumarylacetoacetate hydrolase family protein yields the protein MQYNQLEAAGERRLCVSDGTTTYDLTSADDSLRSFGDLARAAGLTRSTVDDLADALIEDADTLSLEEVDRDVTVPVDAAEVWAAGVTYRISEEAREEESSKPDIYLDVYDADRPEIFFKATPSRTVGPGEAVGIRADSEWDTPEPELGVVLYRGEPVGYTIGNDVSSRSIEGRNPLYLPQAKVYDRCCALGPCVVSSQSIDDPHDLDMEMTIHREGEVVYTGETNTGEMVRSCEELVSYFTRHNAVPELAVVLTGTSLVPDSPFDLQVDDRVEISIEDIGTLANPVTQV from the coding sequence ATGCAATACAATCAGCTAGAGGCGGCGGGTGAGCGCCGCCTGTGTGTCAGCGACGGAACCACGACGTACGACCTGACGAGCGCCGACGACAGTCTCCGGAGTTTCGGCGACCTGGCGCGGGCGGCGGGCCTCACTCGCTCGACCGTCGACGACCTCGCCGACGCGCTCATCGAGGACGCCGACACGCTCTCGCTGGAGGAGGTCGACCGGGACGTGACCGTTCCGGTCGACGCGGCGGAGGTCTGGGCGGCCGGCGTCACGTATCGAATCAGCGAGGAGGCCCGCGAGGAGGAGAGTTCGAAGCCGGACATCTACCTCGACGTGTACGACGCCGACCGGCCGGAGATATTCTTCAAAGCCACCCCCTCCCGAACGGTCGGACCCGGCGAAGCCGTCGGCATCCGAGCGGACTCGGAGTGGGACACGCCCGAACCGGAACTCGGCGTCGTCCTCTACCGCGGGGAACCTGTCGGCTACACCATCGGCAACGACGTCAGTAGTCGCTCCATCGAGGGACGGAACCCGCTGTACCTCCCGCAGGCGAAGGTGTACGACCGCTGCTGTGCGCTCGGTCCCTGCGTCGTCTCCAGCCAGAGCATCGACGACCCCCACGACCTCGACATGGAGATGACCATCCACCGGGAGGGAGAGGTGGTGTACACCGGCGAGACGAACACCGGCGAGATGGTCCGTAGCTGTGAGGAACTCGTCTCGTACTTCACGCGCCACAACGCGGTCCCCGAACTCGCCGTCGTCCTCACCGGCACGTCGCTGGTTCCCGACAGCCCCTTCGACCTACAGGTCGACGACCGCGTCGAGATCTCCATCGAGGACATCGGCACGCTCGCCAACCCCGTCACGCAGGTATGA